The proteins below are encoded in one region of Shewanella putrefaciens:
- a CDS encoding cell division protein ZapC, whose protein sequence is MLLMPQKDWQWKYNDSYGVLGVSLGSEIEFLTAYKAKSLIPDALSRMEFNIAHAKFYMSLLEKLPKTLSLTDAAIVQIALNATAAHFMLTPQMPKSWFFDTSDVCVYSDVGKVFELKCQKQRALVLVVENTLQSALVMLLSPECVLSGAKTMVQFETIKVMHNRLHPLRVQRHVVAA, encoded by the coding sequence ATGTTATTAATGCCGCAAAAGGATTGGCAATGGAAATATAACGATTCGTATGGTGTATTAGGCGTATCGTTAGGTTCCGAGATAGAATTTCTGACGGCTTATAAAGCAAAATCATTAATTCCTGATGCCTTATCGAGGATGGAATTTAATATCGCGCACGCCAAATTCTATATGAGCTTACTCGAGAAGTTGCCTAAAACCCTCTCTTTAACCGATGCCGCCATTGTGCAAATTGCTCTCAATGCCACCGCAGCCCATTTTATGCTTACACCGCAGATGCCAAAATCTTGGTTTTTTGATACCAGCGATGTCTGTGTTTATAGCGATGTGGGTAAAGTATTTGAGCTTAAATGCCAAAAGCAAAGGGCACTCGTGCTTGTGGTTGAAAACACCCTGCAATCAGCCTTAGTGATGTTATTATCGCCCGAGTGTGTTTTATCCGGTGCTAAAACTATGGTGCAGTTTGAAACCATTAAAGTGATGCATAACCGCCTACACCCATTACGTGTACAGCGCCATGTGGTCGCGGCCTAG
- a CDS encoding YnbE family lipoprotein, translating to MKIIQLQQISLNARSALVALAALAILPGCAPTVKIEPPDKPIVINLNVKIEHEIKIKVDKELDQLLSDEQLF from the coding sequence TTGAAAATTATTCAATTACAGCAAATTAGCCTAAATGCCCGAAGCGCTCTTGTCGCCTTGGCTGCACTTGCCATATTGCCGGGCTGCGCCCCCACAGTCAAAATTGAACCGCCGGATAAACCTATCGTTATCAATCTCAATGTGAAAATTGAACACGAAATAAAAATCAAAGTGGATAAGGAGCTAGATCAGCTTCTGTCAGATGAGCAGTTGTTCTAA
- a CDS encoding YdbH domain-containing protein — MPKIHKPAGANAPQTNTARVRVKKALLATTITAILAGVALTVWIMNTQAEKLIMQAANVALAGMDSELIDIELGNSQLEDWRIASANLRVNDSHIRLNNLNIKLKLDWPQSFAELKQYGQVSYLTQKITHISTGDIEVELGQSLFAANQSAIDKQGPAVALDIKSLPLIDIGKTSLILKAQSLKARSLNAKDDLPAYRLVMDKLSLNGAGEISSEFSQAGESIAKLKATLETNKWQLKSQIQLAPLLASIHQISLRQTQDSVLSSLAELDTKWQALAIDLQGQLVSSSSITLTSGELISQHQLITPKLTFNQLAALELAPKPALEFQIAGHLTELNLKLEPFSLALTPNAAQQQRLMQLLDKSLAKPLTQPLAQPSSQSLTQPAAKPASEQVPDQTASQIAKLLSGLKSTDAPVGLSLTLPEAWHYPLTHIQQDAQSQPLMNEPLENKPLNVKLPQLQLKTLGSKLDTQVDLANIEITTSTEALAFNMDWRLNAKQTSPLQLSELWANMPQDLSWNTSQLTTAGKLRFNRAPNSTDWQFITAPIEAAETMQAAKHNAGDTLRFAIGGLKYINPQEKNAPKYADMSLGSIRVHAHAPLKLDSQQILNISPVPHSEPASDTKLTLALPPLTLALEQLHISQTTQTLVAETAAAKTRVTEASTDKSTDKNTDSNSKSANNIISKTDMSAGHFSIALQQAVSFELKPNNEAPLDSLLASPWLNQLEWRASQLNIEKQLSSKGRSRKETVLKLDTLTLAQSLNWKNNTLLGDERWQVGTVELQSQHRLNLANANNPLVLTGQWVVDTSMTEALSLLNQTQPLPAELNVTGHNQLQAQFKLTQKRDQTQFAMQITQSMTELEGFYKDITFEGGKLQAQCEFTWGLSHKKEPQDKGSVNSLSKLNCPQTRMTFNLFDPGFPLTDIEVEADIALGKDAQKLPDNWLQQLTGLSDTDVSMTAKGKVLSGQFLLPDFNLKLQDKSHAYLLLQGMSLEEVLRIQPQIGVYADGIFDGVLPVDLVNGKVSITGGQLAARAPGGLIAISGNPAVDQMRQSQPYLDFVFSALEHLQYSQLSSSFDMDTAGDAKLLVEVKGQSQGIERPIHLNYSHEENMLQLFRSLQIGNDLQDRIEKSVK; from the coding sequence ATGCCTAAGATCCACAAGCCTGCTGGCGCAAACGCCCCTCAAACTAACACGGCTAGAGTGAGAGTGAAAAAAGCCCTGCTCGCAACCACAATAACGGCCATCTTAGCGGGTGTAGCGTTAACCGTTTGGATTATGAATACCCAAGCCGAAAAACTGATCATGCAGGCGGCAAATGTTGCCCTCGCTGGCATGGACAGCGAGCTGATTGATATTGAGCTAGGCAACAGTCAGTTAGAAGATTGGCGGATTGCCTCAGCCAATCTTAGGGTAAATGATAGTCATATCAGGCTTAATAATCTGAATATTAAGCTAAAACTTGACTGGCCCCAGAGTTTCGCCGAGCTTAAACAGTACGGCCAAGTCTCATACCTCACTCAAAAAATCACCCACATATCCACGGGTGATATTGAGGTCGAGTTAGGGCAATCCCTATTTGCGGCGAATCAAAGTGCCATCGATAAGCAAGGCCCCGCAGTAGCCTTAGATATCAAATCATTACCCCTTATTGATATAGGTAAAACCAGCCTCATTCTTAAAGCGCAATCTCTCAAAGCTCGATCTCTCAACGCCAAAGATGACTTGCCCGCCTATCGTTTGGTGATGGACAAGCTAAGCCTTAATGGCGCGGGGGAAATCAGCAGCGAGTTTAGCCAGGCAGGCGAAAGCATCGCCAAACTTAAAGCAACACTCGAAACCAACAAGTGGCAACTCAAGAGTCAAATCCAACTCGCGCCGCTACTGGCGAGCATTCATCAGATAAGCCTAAGGCAAACTCAAGACAGTGTGTTAAGTTCGTTAGCTGAACTTGATACAAAGTGGCAAGCATTAGCAATTGATTTACAAGGGCAATTAGTCTCGAGCAGCAGTATCACATTAACTTCGGGCGAGCTTATCAGCCAGCACCAGTTAATCACGCCTAAGCTGACCTTTAATCAATTGGCTGCGCTAGAACTTGCGCCAAAACCTGCTCTCGAATTTCAAATTGCCGGGCATTTAACCGAGCTTAACCTAAAACTAGAGCCCTTTAGCTTAGCCTTGACTCCAAATGCTGCGCAGCAACAGCGATTGATGCAGCTGCTCGATAAGTCGCTGGCTAAGCCTTTAACTCAACCTTTAGCTCAGCCTTCGTCTCAATCTTTAACCCAGCCGGCAGCCAAGCCCGCTTCGGAGCAAGTGCCGGATCAGACCGCGAGCCAAATCGCTAAGCTGCTGTCAGGGCTTAAAAGCACAGATGCCCCGGTGGGATTATCGCTGACATTACCCGAAGCCTGGCATTATCCGCTGACTCACATTCAACAAGATGCACAGAGTCAACCGCTTATGAATGAGCCGCTTGAAAATAAGCCGCTTAACGTCAAGCTTCCCCAACTTCAGCTAAAAACCTTAGGCAGTAAGCTAGATACCCAAGTCGATTTGGCTAATATTGAAATCACAACATCAACCGAAGCGCTTGCCTTCAACATGGATTGGCGCCTTAACGCTAAGCAAACAAGCCCACTGCAATTATCTGAATTATGGGCGAATATGCCCCAAGATCTCAGCTGGAATACTAGTCAGTTAACCACGGCTGGGAAACTGCGTTTTAATCGGGCGCCAAACTCAACCGACTGGCAATTTATCACTGCGCCTATTGAGGCGGCAGAAACAATGCAAGCAGCAAAGCACAATGCTGGCGATACCCTGCGGTTCGCCATCGGTGGGCTTAAGTATATCAATCCCCAAGAAAAAAATGCGCCTAAATATGCCGATATGAGCCTTGGCAGTATCAGAGTACATGCCCATGCGCCGCTTAAACTCGACTCGCAACAAATACTAAATATCAGCCCAGTACCGCACTCAGAGCCCGCATCAGATACTAAGTTAACGCTGGCCTTGCCACCTTTGACCTTAGCACTGGAGCAACTGCATATTTCGCAAACCACGCAGACACTTGTGGCTGAAACGGCTGCGGCGAAAACGCGGGTGACAGAGGCGAGCACAGATAAAAGTACGGATAAAAACACTGATAGTAATAGCAAAAGTGCTAATAACATCATCAGCAAAACCGATATGAGCGCGGGCCATTTCTCGATTGCATTACAACAAGCCGTGTCATTTGAGCTTAAGCCCAATAATGAAGCCCCACTCGACTCACTGCTCGCCTCCCCTTGGCTGAATCAGCTTGAGTGGCGAGCCAGTCAGCTTAATATCGAAAAACAGCTCAGTAGCAAAGGCCGCAGCCGCAAAGAAACTGTGCTAAAGCTAGATACCTTAACGCTGGCACAAAGCTTAAATTGGAAAAATAACACGCTCTTGGGTGATGAACGTTGGCAAGTCGGCACAGTTGAATTGCAAAGCCAACACAGGCTAAACCTCGCTAATGCGAATAACCCCTTAGTGCTGACGGGTCAATGGGTTGTCGATACCAGCATGACCGAGGCACTGTCTTTACTCAATCAAACCCAACCCTTGCCTGCTGAGCTTAATGTCACGGGTCATAACCAATTACAGGCGCAGTTTAAGCTGACGCAAAAGCGCGATCAGACCCAATTTGCCATGCAAATCACCCAGTCAATGACCGAACTTGAAGGTTTTTATAAGGACATCACCTTTGAGGGTGGAAAACTGCAGGCGCAATGTGAGTTCACTTGGGGCCTCTCTCATAAAAAAGAGCCGCAGGATAAAGGCTCTGTTAACAGCCTAAGTAAACTCAATTGCCCGCAAACGCGGATGACCTTTAACCTGTTTGATCCCGGCTTTCCACTCACAGATATAGAAGTGGAAGCCGATATTGCCCTGGGCAAAGATGCGCAGAAGCTGCCCGACAATTGGCTGCAACAACTTACAGGCTTAAGCGATACCGATGTTTCCATGACGGCCAAAGGTAAAGTGCTCAGTGGCCAATTTTTGCTGCCCGACTTTAATTTAAAACTACAGGATAAATCCCATGCCTATCTACTATTGCAGGGCATGAGCCTGGAAGAAGTGCTACGTATTCAGCCACAAATTGGTGTCTATGCCGACGGTATTTTCGATGGCGTATTACCCGTCGATTTAGTCAACGGCAAAGTCTCTATCACCGGCGGTCAATTAGCCGCCCGCGCCCCCGGCGGCTTAATCGCCATCTCGGGCAATCCCGCCGTGGATCAGATGCGCCAATCCCAACCTTACCTCGACTTTGTATTTTCGGCGTTAGAACACTTACAATACAGCCAGTTATCCAGCAGTTTTGATATGGACACTGCGGGTGATGCTAAACTGCTCGTGGAGGTGAAAGGACAAAGCCAAGGGATTGAACGCCCAATCCACTTGAATTACTCCCATGAAGAGAACATGCTGCAATTATTCAGGAGTCTACAGATTGGTAACGATCTGCAGGATAGAATCGAAAAATCCGTGAAGTAA
- a CDS encoding toll/interleukin-1 receptor domain-containing protein, with protein sequence MSISTISSLIARLQKEISDLHHKMSLETKKESDCGSRIGQIERSITKSTSISTLKSKSAEVQRKQAEIAKIQVNKAGLYKKLSDKEGQLLKAKQDLLKEEEKERKKQAVADERERKKLADIEKRHQREQFEYQRRLRAEINQTANMAASVKELASTQKISHANIVKYDLFISHASEDKDEFVRPLAETLENIGVKVWYDEFTLKVGDSLRKSIDQGLVNSRFGTVILSSAFCSKNWTQYELDSMVAREMNGHKMILPIWHKITKNEVINFSPALADKVALNTSLQSIEEIAGELAEVILGAKA encoded by the coding sequence ATGTCTATCTCAACAATTTCAAGTTTGATTGCTAGGTTGCAAAAGGAAATATCAGATCTCCATCACAAAATGAGTTTGGAGACAAAAAAGGAGTCTGATTGTGGAAGTCGGATCGGGCAAATTGAAAGGAGTATTACCAAAAGCACTAGTATTAGCACTCTGAAAAGCAAAAGCGCTGAAGTACAAAGAAAACAGGCTGAGATAGCTAAGATACAAGTAAATAAAGCGGGTCTTTATAAAAAGCTATCCGACAAAGAAGGGCAGTTGCTAAAGGCTAAGCAAGATCTTCTTAAAGAAGAGGAAAAGGAACGTAAAAAGCAAGCCGTTGCCGACGAGAGAGAAAGGAAAAAACTAGCAGATATAGAAAAGAGGCATCAGAGAGAGCAGTTTGAATATCAGCGCCGGTTGCGAGCAGAGATCAATCAAACTGCGAATATGGCTGCTTCTGTGAAAGAGTTGGCGAGCACTCAAAAAATTTCGCATGCAAACATTGTGAAATATGACTTGTTTATATCCCATGCCTCAGAAGATAAGGATGAATTTGTTCGTCCGCTCGCTGAAACGCTAGAAAATATTGGGGTTAAAGTATGGTATGACGAATTCACTTTAAAAGTTGGCGATAGCTTGCGAAAAAGCATCGATCAAGGGTTGGTAAACTCGAGATTTGGAACAGTGATTCTATCATCTGCTTTTTGCTCGAAGAATTGGACACAGTACGAGCTTGACTCGATGGTTGCGCGGGAAATGAATGGACATAAAATGATATTGCCGATATGGCACAAAATAACAAAGAATGAAGTTATTAATTTTAGCCCAGCACTTGCGGATAAAGTCGCGCTAAATACTTCTTTGCAGAGCATTGAGGAAATCGCCGGAGAGCTCGCAGAGGTAATTTTGGGCGCAAAGGCATAA
- a CDS encoding YdbL family protein, producing the protein MKSMRLTTKRLKSKLLQLLTLSFLSLSLLSLSAFAMSLQEAKSQGYLGEQANGYLGLVKANPEAKAVMDDVNNKRRAHYETIAKKNKLSAADVAKLAGEKAIAATDKGNYVQDAKGKWIKK; encoded by the coding sequence ATGAAATCAATGCGACTAACAACAAAGCGACTAAAATCAAAGTTACTACAGCTATTAACCCTCAGCTTCTTGAGCCTTAGCCTTTTAAGCCTAAGCGCCTTCGCCATGTCACTTCAAGAAGCGAAATCACAGGGCTATTTAGGCGAGCAAGCCAACGGCTACTTAGGTTTAGTAAAAGCCAATCCCGAAGCCAAAGCCGTGATGGACGATGTCAATAACAAACGCCGCGCCCACTACGAAACCATCGCCAAGAAGAACAAACTCTCCGCCGCCGATGTCGCTAAACTCGCCGGCGAAAAAGCCATCGCCGCCACAGATAAAGGCAACTATGTGCAAGATGCCAAAGGCAAATGGATTAAAAAGTAG
- a CDS encoding DUF2971 domain-containing protein produces the protein MTFTFMLLYRYRSSTELSFKELLYNELYFASQDELNDPFDGESFYHFPSDKELWMRLLNQVNNDIKEVSWGDSEINEYHIEILATALSRRTPITYGEIMAGRLISIFGDVVSEPENQDTMPKNVTFFAEEVQRYLSYSSPKLGYFVSFSSKSNDHLMWGHYGAQHFGYSLIFRTIDGALKQDPSNCINSVGITETYRISVPSSIPFSKVNYSENIDFHNACWLLPRKLVSNLTCVDLNEIKNHWDKSDSFLCSKHRSWEYEQEYRLILNGGSLSSERLSPLQRLCSGQLNLATALESSQNRRSDSFGLNPAL, from the coding sequence ATGACTTTTACTTTTATGCTCTTATACCGATACAGGTCTTCAACTGAGTTATCCTTTAAAGAACTTCTCTATAATGAATTGTACTTTGCCTCTCAAGATGAGTTGAATGATCCATTTGATGGGGAGAGCTTTTACCATTTCCCTTCGGATAAAGAACTATGGATGAGGCTCTTAAATCAGGTAAATAATGACATAAAGGAGGTATCTTGGGGTGATTCAGAAATAAATGAGTACCATATCGAGATACTTGCAACAGCTTTATCTAGAAGAACTCCGATCACTTACGGAGAAATAATGGCTGGTAGATTAATTAGCATCTTTGGCGATGTGGTTTCTGAACCTGAAAATCAAGATACAATGCCAAAAAATGTGACTTTTTTTGCTGAGGAAGTTCAACGTTATTTATCTTATTCAAGTCCTAAACTAGGTTATTTTGTCTCATTCTCTTCTAAAAGTAATGACCATCTTATGTGGGGACATTATGGAGCACAGCACTTCGGTTATAGCCTTATATTCAGAACCATTGATGGAGCATTAAAGCAAGACCCTTCCAATTGTATAAACTCAGTAGGGATCACTGAAACGTACAGAATATCAGTGCCTAGCTCTATACCATTCTCAAAAGTTAATTATTCTGAAAATATTGACTTTCATAATGCATGCTGGCTACTTCCCCGAAAATTGGTAAGTAACCTAACATGCGTCGACTTGAATGAAATAAAAAATCATTGGGATAAGTCGGACAGTTTTTTATGTTCAAAGCATCGCAGTTGGGAATATGAGCAAGAATATCGTCTTATCCTTAATGGTGGATCACTTTCTTCTGAGCGTCTGTCTCCCTTACAACGACTATGTAGTGGTCAACTAAATTTGGCCACAGCTTTAGAATCTTCCCAAAATCGTCGCTCTGATTCATTTGGGCTCAATCCTGCATTGTAA
- a CDS encoding IS3 family transposase (programmed frameshift), with product MNKSKRARYSAAIKLETAQLVVDQGYTQEAAAKAMNVGKSTVSKWVTQLQIERQGLAPKASPMTPEQIEIRALKREIERINLEKENLKKGYCSIDVGLAEQFSIIEKLNQSNKYPISVLCHVFNVNRSSYRYWMSRELCVTPEQRLLECEIKAIHAESKQSAGARSIATIASERGFALSRYRATRLMKKLGLVSCQQPKHRYKKAENEHVTIPNALKRQFAVVEPNTVWCGDVTYIWAGNRWCYLAVVLDLFSRKAIGWAMSFSPDTELTVKALEMAFESRGKPKNLIFHSDQGCHYTSLKYRQRLWKYQITQSMSRRGNCWDNAPMERFFRSLKTEWIPTQGYKSFSEAKQDVTDYIIGYYCEVRPHHYNAGLSPNESERRFWEDSKAVAKFS from the exons ATGAATAAAAGTAAACGTGCACGATATAGCGCTGCCATTAAGCTTGAAACCGCTCAATTAGTCGTTGATCAAGGTTACACACAAGAAGCGGCGGCGAAAGCCATGAACGTGGGTAAATCGACGGTCAGTAAGTGGGTAACACAGCTTCAAATCGAGCGCCAAGGGCTTGCGCCTAAAGCCTCACCCATGACACCTGAGCAGATTGAAATCAGGGCACTTAAACGTGAAATTGAGCGCATAAATCTCGAGAAAGAAA ATCTTAAAAAAGGCTACTGCTCTATTGATGTCGGACTCGCTGAACAATTCTCGATAATCGAGAAACTCAATCAGAGCAACAAATACCCTATTTCAGTGTTATGCCACGTATTCAACGTGAACCGGAGCAGTTACCGTTATTGGATGAGCCGTGAGCTTTGTGTAACACCTGAACAGCGGCTTTTAGAATGTGAAATCAAAGCGATACATGCTGAAAGCAAACAGTCTGCGGGTGCGCGAAGTATCGCCACAATTGCCTCTGAACGTGGCTTTGCATTAAGTCGTTATCGGGCAACGCGGTTAATGAAAAAGCTCGGATTAGTGAGTTGCCAACAACCCAAACACCGTTATAAAAAGGCTGAAAATGAGCATGTGACTATCCCTAATGCACTCAAACGGCAATTTGCAGTTGTCGAACCTAACACCGTTTGGTGTGGCGATGTGACGTATATTTGGGCGGGTAATCGTTGGTGCTATTTAGCGGTTGTACTGGATTTATTTTCGAGAAAGGCCATTGGTTGGGCAATGTCATTTTCACCGGATACAGAGTTAACGGTAAAAGCGTTAGAAATGGCATTTGAATCAAGAGGAAAGCCTAAAAACCTGATATTCCACTCAGACCAAGGCTGCCATTATACCAGCCTGAAATACCGTCAACGGTTGTGGAAATATCAAATCACCCAAAGCATGAGCCGTCGCGGTAACTGCTGGGATAATGCGCCAATGGAGCGATTTTTCAGGAGTTTAAAAACGGAATGGATCCCGACACAAGGCTATAAGAGTTTTAGCGAAGCTAAACAAGATGTGACCGATTACATCATTGGTTATTACTGTGAAGTCAGGCCACATCATTACAATGCAGGATTGAGCCCAAATGAATCAGAGCGACGATTTTGGGAAGATTCTAAAGCTGTGGCCAAATTTAGTTGA